A genomic stretch from Chaetodon auriga isolate fChaAug3 chromosome 17, fChaAug3.hap1, whole genome shotgun sequence includes:
- the il11b gene encoding uncharacterized protein il11b has protein sequence MKFIHDSTRCLIRLLLLAELFAHSSSRPASSPSLCGMFGAMVPQVERLMTLSKTLHDLTDDELLNFSGVEHALSSLPHIQQDAGYFNSLKVNASLSQLYVYVQSFRLHVDWLKTAKENAGLPWSAEGVCTRLPQLSNLLNASLHQIGEEVPQSPSPSFPTVSTTFDVVQSSVEISERLQAFCDWSKRVLRLLQRQSSCPKH, from the exons ATGAAAT TCATTCATGACTCCACCCGCTGTCTGATCCGCCTGCTGCTATTGGCCGAGCTGTTCGCCCACTCGTCGTCTCGTCCCGCCAGCAGTCCGTCCCTCTGTGGCATGTTCGGAGCGATGGTGCCTCAGGTGGAGAGGCTGATGACCTTATCCAAAACGCTCCACGACTTG ACGGACGATGAGCTCTTAAACTTCTCCGGAGTGGAACATGCACTCAGCAGTCTTCCTCACATACAACAGGACGCTGGATACTTCAACTCTCTGAAG GTGAACGCGTCCCTCTCTCAGCTCTACGTGTACGTCCAGTCCTTCAGACTTCACGTTGACTGGTTGAAAACAGCCAAAGAAAACGCCGGCTTGCCCTGGTCAGCTGAGGGCGTCTGCACTCGCCTCCCGCAGCTTTCCAACCTCCTTAATGCATCTCTTCACCAG ATCGGCGAGGAGGTTCCTCAGTCGCCGTCTCCCTCCTTCCCTACCGTCTCCACCACCTTTGACGTGGTCCAGTCCTCCGTCGAGATCTCTGAGCGGTTGCAAGCCTTTTGTGATTGGTCGAAACGAGTGTTACGGCTCCTCCAGAGACAATCCAGCTGCCCTAAACATTAA